GGAACGCGGCGCCGGTGTATCTGGATCAAAACCATCGCGGTTCGGTGTCGAAGGTGAATTCGCCGGCCGGCAACCTGATCGAGGTGGCCAAGGTGTTGGGCTACTACGAGGAGCTGGCGGGGCTGATGATTGAGAACCGGGTGAGTTCGACGGATTTTAAGTTGGCCGATCTCCGGACCGAGCTGGAGCAGGAGCGGTATTATCTGGTCATCGCGGCTTATGATTATCCGACGATGCAGCGCTCGGGGCGGCGGGTATTGTTGTGGGAGACGCGGTTGAGTTTTGCGGCTGAGAACAAATCCTTCGCGGATCGGTTTGCGGCGATGCTGCAGGCGAGCGCGTCCTACTTCGGGCGCAACACGCCTTACGGTCTCCAGCGGGAGTTCGTGCGGCTCGATGCCGCGGGTGAGGGGCCGGACGCTCGGCGGCTGGCGCTGGGGCAGTATTGACGCCAGTGCTCAGTCGGTGGTCTTGAAGCCGACGAGGCGCCAGGGCGTGAGTTCGAGGATGTTCTGGCGCCAGTTGTCGATGCGCGGATCCACCAGGCGCGTGACGGCGTAGTAGGCGTAGGGGATGACCGGCATCTCTTCGGCGAGGATGGCGTCCATCTGGTGGTAGAGCGCTTCGCGGGCGGCGGGGTCGACGGTGCGGCGGGCCTCTTCGTAGAGGGCGTCGTAGTCGGCGTGGACCCAGCCGGAATTGTTGGTGCCGCTGTCGCCCTTCATGAGTTCGTAGAGCTCGATGGGTTCGGGGGTCCACGGCAGCCAGGAACCGCGGGCGAGGTCGAAGGCCTGTTGCTGGCGGGAGTCGAGGAAGACCTTCCACTCCTGGTTGTGCAGGGTGACGTCGACGCCGAGGTTTACCTTCCACATTTGCTGAATGGCTTCGCCGATCTGTCGGTTGCGCTCGTTGGTGTTGTAGAGGTATTCGACGGAGGGAAAACCGGCCCCGTCGGGGTAGCCAGCCTCGGCGAGAAGACGGCGGGCCTCGGTCACGGATTCGGTGAGCACGGTGCCCGGGGTGTGACCGGGGACGGGACCGACGAAAGCGTAGGACGGCGGGGCGCCGGTGCGGATGACGGCGTCGGCGAGTTGGCGGCGATCGAGGGCGAGGGAAAAGGCCTGACGCACGCGCACATCGTCGAAGGGTGGGCGGGTGGTGTTGAAGGAAATGTAACTGGTGGCGACACGCGGCGTGATGCGCAGGGCGGGATCGTTGGCCTCGCGATAGATGGCGATCTTGTGGCTGGGCACGCCGTTGGTGAGGTGGAGTTGGCCGGTGCGGAAGGCGCGCTCCTCGGCGTCGAGGCTGTCGATGGCGAAGAAGCGAATCGAGTCGGCTTCCACCTCGCGCGGGTAGTGCGGGTTGCGCGTGACTTCGACGTATTGGTTGGGCCGCCAATCGGTGAGTTTGTAGGGGCCGTTGGTGACGAGTTCGCCGGGGCGGGTGAAGTTGGTGCTCAGGCTGTAGGGATCGCCGGCGGCGCGCACGCTGGGAAAGTGCACGGGCAACCACGGGTAGGCGGTGAGCATGCCGAGGAATCCGGCGGTGGGTTCGCGCAGGGTGAGCACGAGCGTGTGGTCGTCGGGCGCGTGGATGCCGAGGGTGGAAGGGTCGGTGGTGCGACCGTTGAAATAGTCCTCCACGCCGACGATGGGGTAAGCTTTGACGGCGAGTTCGGCGGCGAGGGATGGGGTGACAAAACGGATGAGCGACTCGACCCACTGTTGGGCGGTGACGGGATCGCCGTTGGACCAGCGGTTGCGCGGGTCGAGGTGGAAGGTGTAGGTGCGGCCGTCGGGCGAGATCTCCCAACTCTGGGCGGCGGCGGGCTCGACGGCGGAGATGTCGGCGTTCCAATCGACGAGCGGATCCCAAAGCGCGCTGATGATGGAGGATTCGGACGAGCCGGTGTTGCGATGCGGATCGAGCGAGGATGGTTCGAGGCCAACGCTGATGAGAATTTGATTTTCGGCGCGGGCGGTGTCGGCGGGCGCGGTGCGGGAACAAGCGGTGAGGGCGCAGGCCACTGCGAGCAGGCCGAGTCCGGTGAGAAGCCCGCGAGTGGGCAGCGACGGCGAAGGCATGCGGGGGACGCTGCAGAGTCGTCCCGCGCTGGCAAGAAATCAGCCGTGGATGCGGCTGGCCTGGCGCGCGGTGTCGAGGGCCTTGCGCAGCTCGGCGACTTTGACGGGTTTGGCCACGTAGTCATTCATGCCGGCGGCGAGGCAACGCTCGCGGTCGCCGTGGAGGGCGTGCGCGGTCATGGCGATGATGTGCAACGGGGTGGGCCAGGTGGCGCTGCCGTCGGCTTCGCGGCGGCGGATTTCGCGGGCGGCTTCGTAGCCGTCCATTTCGGGCATCTGGCAATCGAGAAACACGATCTCGTGGCGGCTGCCGGCGAGCAGACGGAGCAGCTCCCGGCCGTCTTCGGCGACGGACACGCGGTGACCGAGGCGGCGTAGTTGTGCGACCGCTACACGGCGGTTGACGGGGTTGTCTTCGGCGAGGGCGAGGTGGAGGCTGCCGGTGGGGCCGGTGGGGTCGGTGTCGAGCGAGGAGGGGCGGCGCGCGTCGGCGCTGGCGGAGTCGTCGTCGGGCGCATCGGCGGCGGGTTGCGAGAGGTCGCCGAGCACGGACACGAGGGTGTCGAGCAGTTGCGCCTGTTTGACGGGTTTAACGAGGTGGGCGCTGATCTGGGCCTCGGCCTCGGCGTCGGGATCGTAGTCGTGGTTGAGCGACGAAAGGATGATGAGGCGCAGGTCGGCGAGGGCGGGGTCGCGGCGGATGTGATGGGCGAGCTCGAGTCCGTCCATATTGGGCATCTGCATGTCGAGCAGCGCGAGATGGTAGGGACGGTTTTGGGCGGCGGCCTGGCGCAGTTGGTAGAGGGCCTCCTCGCCGTTCTCGGCGCAGTCGCGGTGGATCTTCCAGGCGTGCAGTTGATGGCGGAGGATCTGGCGGTTGGTGGCGTTGTCGTCGACGATGAGGACGCGCAGATCGAAGAGGTGGCGGTGATAGAGCGCGGGGGGCGTTTTGGCGGGGCCCTGCTGTTTCTCGAAGCGGGCGGTGAAGCCAAAGGTGGAGCCTTCGCCGACGCGGCTGCGGAGGGAAACGGCGCCGCCCATCATTTCGACCAATTGGCGCACGATGGCGAGGCCGAGGCCGGTGCCGCCGAAGCGGCGGGTGGTGGAACTGTCGGCCTGCACGAAGGGTTGGAACAACACGGCCTGTTGTTCGGGGCTGATGCCCAGGCCGGTGTCGCTCACCATGCAGCCGAGAGTGACGTGGGTGTCGTCTGCGGACTCGGCGGTGAAGCGCACGACGACCTCGCCCTGGGCGGTGAACTTGATGGCGTTGTTGATGAGGTTGGAGAGGATCTGGCGCAGGCGCACGGGGTCGCCGCGGAGGGCGCGCGGAACGTCGGCCGGGACCTCGCAGGCGAGTTCGATGCCCTTGCGGGAGGCGGCCTCGATAAACATGTCGATGGTGGACTCGGCGGTCTCCACGAGGTCGAAGTCGATGGTCTCGAAACGAAGTTTGCCGGACTCGATTTTGGAGAAATCGAGGATCTCGTTGATGACGTGCAGCAGGGCGTCGGCGGAGGATTGGATGGTCTCGGCGAACTCGCGTTGGCGGGGTTGCAGGTCGGTATCGAGGAGGAGCTCGCTCATGCCGATGACGCCGTTCATGGGCGTGCGTAGCTCGTGGCTCATGTTGGCGAGGAATTCGCTCTTGGCCTTGCTGGCTTTGAGGGCTTCGTCGCGGGCCTGGCCGAGTTGTTCCTCGGTTTTCTTGAGTTGGGTGACGTCCTTGGTGATGCCGCAGGTGCCGATGACGTTGCCCACGTCGTCGTAGAGGGGGATCTTGGTGGTGAGGCCCCAGGTGGGTTCGCCGCCGGTCCAGGTTTCTTTCTCGATCTGCCCGCGCACGGCTTCGCCGGTTTCCATGATGCGGCGTTCGTCGTCGAAGGCGCGTTGGGCGTGATCGGTGTCGAAGAAATCGAAGTCGGTTTTGCCGATGGCGGCGAAGGACGATTTGAGGCCGAAGGCGCGGGCGAGGGAGCGGCTGACGAGGACGAAGCGCGAGTCGCGGTCTTTGAAGTAGATGCGATCGTCGACGTGTTGGAGCAGGCCGAGGAGCATGTCGCGCTCGCGGGTGGTGAGCGTGGTGGGTTGCTCGGAAACGTTGTCGGTGGTGGCGGTGGTTGTATGGCGATCACGCCGCACGGCCCAGACCACGGCGGCGGCGGTGACGGCGGCGCTGCCGAGCGCGGTGAGCACGATGCCGACGGCGGACGTCTGGTTTAGGCCACTGAGGACTGCACCCACGGCACCGCCAACGCCGGCCGCGATGAGGGCAGACGCGAGGAGTGAGGACCGCGCACGGTCGGCGGCAGGAGGGGTTGCAGACATGTCGTTCGGGGTAAGGGTGCTACAGCGATAGTGCTATCGGCACCGGATGCAAAAACGTAAATCGGAACGGTGCGGCTGCGCTGGCCGAAATCAATCGGTGGGCAGGGCGGCTCGGACGCGGAAAAAGAGCTGCGTCTCGACGTTCATCGCGTAGGCGCGCGTGGTGGTGTAGTCTTGGGCGATGAAGGTGCCGAGGGACTGCCACTCGCCGGTGAGGTCGGTGGTGAACTGTGTTTCGTAAGTGTGGGCCGGAATGGTGGGCACGGTGAAACGCGCGATGCCGTCGATGTAGGTGAAGTCTTGGATTTCGAACTCCTCCGGCAGATCCGGCCAAGGCGGAGTGGCATCGGTGATGGTGAACTCGCGGGAGGAGACCGTGCCGTGCTCGGTGGTGATCTCGAAGCGGTAGGTGCCGCCGATGTAGGGCTGCGCAGAGTCCACCGAAAGCCCATACGCACCGCGGATTTTTTGACCGTTGTAATACCACGCGTAGGCGATCGCGCCGGTGCCGACCCCGGGATCGAAGGGGACTTGAATCACGAACTGCGAGCCAGCCAGGCGGATTTGGTCGGCCGGTTCGGCGAGCAGTCGCGGTGGGGATGACGGAGCGTCGAGCCAACTGAGGGTCGCGGTGTCGCTGGTGGCCTCTCCGAATGTATTGGTCGCGACGACGGAGTAGTTGCCGAGGTCGGCGGCGGTGATGTTCGTGATCGGCAGAGCGTTCGCGGTGGGAGAGTCGATGGGCTGTCCGTCTTTGAACCATTGCCAGGTGAGGCCGCCGCCGGAGGCAAAGGCGGACAGCACGATGGATTTACCGGGTTCGACCCATTGGCTGACCGGTGAATGGGTCATGAGGGGTGTGGCGCTTGCGGGGACAGGACGGATGATCCCGATGAGGTATTCGGGTCGTTCGAAGGACGGCTGTTGCAGTAGGAGCGCGACTTCGCCGTCCTGGGCATCGGCGTCGGTCGCGATCACTTCGCCGGTCGCGCCTAAGTAAGAGCCACCGCGGGACACCACCGGAACGGAGGCCGAGCCCGCGTGAAGCTCGATGTTGCGGGAGCCGATGCGCAGGTAGCGGCCGGGCGAGAGGATGGCGAGCCGTTGGGTGTCGTTGTAGAGTGGCCCATCGGTTACACCGAGGAGTTCGCCGGCGGCGTTAAAGCGAAAGTCCGGGCGGCCATTCCACCACGTGCTGGCGATCACTTCATCGCCTTCGACGTCCGTCATGCTGAGCACGCTGCCGTAGTCGGTTGAGGTGAAGTCGAGAAAGGTCTGAATCTGGCCGAACGAGCTGAGGGCGAATAGACCGCCGTTGCCGGCCGCGTCCTGCATCCACGCGACAAAGTGTTCGCCGTCGAAGCTCGGCGGGTAATCCCAAAGAATCGTGGCGAAAGGGCCGGTCGGGCCCGGCAGCTCGGTGCCGGCGGCGAGCAGCGTATGGACGGGGCCGCCGTTGATCTGCCGGAATACATGGGTGGAGTTACCGTTCGGACCGGAGGTCTCACCGACAAACAGAAGGGTGCCATCGCGGGCGGCCACGTGGCTGAAGGAAGCGTAGGTCTCACCGTTGGGCGCGAGGTCGCCGGTGCGAGCAATCGTGTCGACCGCGCCGGCCCGCCAGCGATGGACCGCCATGACGGACGCGCTCGGGTTGGCGATGAAATAGACGTCGCCGTTGTCTGGTTCCGACCAAGCGTGCAGGTCTTCCACGGCGAGGCCGGCAGGGTCAGCGTCGTAGCGGGTGGCGAGGACGGAGAGCTGATCGTTCGACCACATCATCAAGCTCGGACCGGCTTGGAAAACGAGCGACCTATCGCGCAAGCGGAGCGGGCCATTCAGGTCGCCGATCGACTGCTCCGGATAGATTGGGTGGGGCATCTCGCTGTGCACCACCAAGGTGGCGGGGTGCCCCAGCACGTTGAGTGGAATGGCTGGAACGACGGTGATGTTGCAGAGGTTTAGGAGGGCGCTGCCGTGGGCGTTGGTGGCGCGAACCTGATAGAGTCCCTGATCGGAGCGCGTCACGCTGCTTTTGCTGTAACTGGAACTGGTGGCGCCGGGGATCTCTGTCCCGTTTTTCAACCACTGGTAGGTGAAGGGCGGTTCACCGCGGGCGCCGCCGACGAGGGAGAGTCGGCCACCTTCGCGAAGTTCGATCGAGTAGGAGGGGGAGATGGTGTAGGGCAGGACTCCCGTCAGCACATCGACGTGGGCGGCGGGGTGATGGAGTTCCTCGCCGTCACTCGTGGTGACCACACAATCGTAGCTGCCGGCATCGGTCGGCTGGATCGCGGAGACGGTGAGGCTGGAGCGGGTCGCGCCTTCGATCGCGATGCCGTCTTTGCGCCATTGGTAGCCACTGGCGTAGACAAAGGGCGGCAGCGATACGGACAGACGGAGGCTGGTGCCGGCGATGACCGATTGGTTGGCCGGGTAGGCGACGATCCGAGGGACGATGGGGTCCTCCTGGGCGATGGCGACTTGGGGCGCAGCCAAGCCGATGCACAGGAGCAGCAGGGGGAGCAGGCCGGAGGCCTTGGTGGGGAACATGGGTGCACGCGAGCATGCCTTTGCGGATCGACCGTCCAATCCAAAACAAAGGCCACCCTGCGGAAGGGTGGCCTCTTGGTGGTTTGACCGTGGGAAACGGGGGCGGTTGAGCGCGATCAGTTCCCGTGGTTCTGGCGTCGACCGGTCTCGCGGTCGCGGGGCTTGGCTTTGCGATAGCCGAGGTCCCTGAGCAGTGCTTTGCGTTGGCCGCGGTTGAGGTCGGCGAGGGCTTCGGCGAGGACCGCGAGTTTCTCATCGGCGGTGTCGCCGGGGATGACGAAGTCGGCGGCGATGCGATATGACAGCGCCTCCTCGATCGAGGTGACGGCGGCGGCCACGGCGGCGGCGTCGTCCTCCATGTCGCTGATGCGGGTCTGGGCGGTGGCGAGGGCGGATTGGAGGTCGGCGATTTCCGCGAGGGCAGTGTTGTGAGTGGCGACGAGCGCGGCGTGCGTGTCGTTGAGCGACTGCAACCGTTGGTCGAGCTGCGTGAGATTGGTATTGGCGGAGGCGAGCTCGGCGAGGGTGTCGGTATGGTTGGCCTGCAATGCGGTGTGGTCGGCGTTAAGAGCGTCGAGTTCGGCGGTGACTTGGGCGAGGGTGCTCTGGGCGGCGGCGAGTTGGGCGGTGAGGTCCGTGTTGTCGGCATCCGCCGCGGCGAGCTGCTGGTTGAGCGCGGCGATTTGATCGGTGGCGAGGGTGAGCATCGCGTCGAGATCGGTGAGCTCGGCCATGAGTTCTTCGACGAGGTCTTCGCAGCGCACCGGCGGCTCGACCAGGTTGTCGCCGAAGAAAATCGCGGTGTAGCTGCCGTAGCCGAAGTAGTCGAGTTGGCCGTCGTCATCGAGGTCGACGAGGTATTGCGAACGCATGACCGGCACGAGGCTCACGCCGTCGATCGGAGCGGTCGATTCCCACACTTTGGTGAAGTTGCCCTGGCCGTCGTTGACGAAGGCGTCGGAGGGGGTGTTGTCGCCGCTGGCGACGAAGTCGATGTCGCCGTCGCCGTCGAGGTCGCCCGCGGCGACATACCAGTAGGGGCGGGTTTCGCCGGGAATGAAACCTTCGCGAGCCCGGCCGGTGGTGGCCAGGTGGCGGGTGAAGGTGTTGAGGTCCCCGGTGTTTTCATACCACGCAATGCCCACCGGTTGGAGCGGGTCGTTGGCGTAGTTGTCTTCGGCGACGATCAAGTCCAACCGGCCGTCGCCATTGAGGTCGGCGATGTCGAGCGACCCTTGGGTGATTCCCGGGAACCACGTGGTAGTGGTGCCGTTGATGGCGTAGCCGGGGTCGAAGGTGCCGTCGCCGTTGTTGATCCAGACGTTGGCGTAACGGTTGCCGCCGACGGCGACGAAGTCGGGGTCGCCGTCGTTGTCGAGGTCGGCAAACTTCACGGCATTGGCCTGCTCACCCGGAATGAAGTAGGACTGCCAACCGACGGTGAAGTTGCCGGTGCCGTCGTTGAGGAGCAGGTGGTATCGCTGATTGTAGCGATAGCTGGTGATCATCAGGTCGAGATCACCGTCGCCATCGACGTCGGCCGCGGCGCCGCGTTGGGAACGAATCTCCGGGGTGAACGCGGTGTTGGGCAGCGTCTGGGTTTTGGTGAAGGTGCCGTTGCCGTTGTTGGCATGCACCTCCACGCCGGTGGTGCGGCCAATGGCAATCACATCAGGTGAGCCGTCGCCGGTGACATCGGCGAGGAGACCGAGGCGGTCGAAGCCGAAGCTTTGCGCGCTCCACTTCTCGGGGCTGGTCTGGCGGTTGAGGCGGAGTTCATTGCCAGCGATGATGGTGCCGAGGGTATCGAAGTCGCCGTCGCCATCGACGTCGGCCACGGTGGTGTCGTAGCCGGCCCACGGAATGGACGCGGGCGTAGCAAACTCCACCGGGGAGCTACTCTGGGCGAGGAGGGGGCGGGCGAGGATTACGAGCAAGGCGGCGGCGCCGAGGCGGACCGCAAGCGGGGTGGCGCGTCGCTGGGGCGCCGAGGTGACGAGGGAGGGCATGGGATCAGGGGCATTAAGGTTGCGAGCGCGCGACCGCAGCAGGCGGGGGCGTTCGGCCTCCAATGCGAAACCGACGTTTCGCAGGTGCCATGCAGTTACAGAAAAACCTATCCGCCCTCGCGGAGGCTACGGTGGGCCGGGGTCGGCGACCCCGACTACAGTGGGGGAGGAACGCGCTGGCTCAGAAGCGCAGGGTGAGTTCGCCGAAGATGCTGCGGGGGGCGCCGGGGGTGCCGTGGAAGGTGCCGGGGGTGATGGCGCTGTAGTAATCCTCGTCACCGAGGTTGGTGCCCACAATCTGAATACGGTAGCGGGCGGTGGCGTAGCCGAGGCGCGCGCCGATGAGGGTGTAGCGGTCCTGGGCGAAGGTGGGATCTTCGGCCTCGGTGTAGTAGGTCTTGCCGGTGGCGGTGAGGCTGGCGCCGACGAAGACGCCGCTGGCGTGACGGTAGTCGAGGCGCAGGGAGGCGTCGTAGGTGGGCACGTAGGGCACGCGGTTGTCGTCGTAGACGTCGCCGGCGTAGGGATCGGTAAAGCCGGTGAGGGTGGCGTCGGTGCGGCCGTAGGCGGCGGTCAGGTCGAGGCCCTCGAGCGGGTGCCAGGCGAGTTCGATTTCGCCGCCGATGGATCGGGCGGTGTCGGCGTTGACCACGAGGTAGTCGTCGGCCTGGTTGGTGCCGGTGGCGAAGGAGCGTTCGATCTGGTAATCGTCGATGTCGTAGAGGTAGGCGCGGAGGGTGGCGGAAAATTTGCCGTCGGCGGTGGTGGTGGTGAGGCCGGCTTCGTAGGCGGTGGTGTATTCGGCGTCGTAGGGGGCGAGCACGGCGTTGCCGGTGAAGGCGGAGAAGCCGCCGGTCTTGTAGCCCATGGCGACGTTGGCGAAGGCGGTGGTGTTGGCGCCGAGGTCGTAGCGCAGGTCGAGGTGGGGCAGGATGGCGTCGGACTTGTGTTCGGCCGGGGTGACCTGCGGCACGGGGATGACTTCGGTGCGGACGCTGTCCATCTCGGTCTTCACGAGGCGCAGGCCGACGGTGATGGCGAGGGCGTCGCTGGTTTGGAAGGTGGCTTCGCCAAAGGCGGCGAGGTCGAGGGTGTCGAATTGGTAGCTGGACTCTTCAAAAATCTGCGGGCCGAAGGCGCGGATGAAGGAGCCGTTGGTGCGACCGTCGTTGGCGAAGAGACCGACGCGCCAGGCGGCAGGGCTGTCGGCGCCGGCGGTGTAGATGATCTCCTCGGAGAGGTTACGCTGTTTGAGGGTGGAGCCGTTGCCGAGCTCGGCGAAACCGAAGTCGAGGGTGTTGTTGTAGGGGCCCATGTCCCAGTGGCTGAAGCCGGTGGTGGCGGTGAGGCGACCGGTGGGCAGCTCGAAGGCGGCGGTGAGGGCGGTGTTGAAGGTGTCGACCTCGGTCACGCCCTCGGCGGAGCGTTGCACGGTGTCGAAGGGGCCGAAGAGCGGCACGAGCGGCTGGGCGCCGTCGCGGGCGCGCAAGGCGTTGAGAAAGAGGGTGAGTTCGGTGGTGTCGGTCGGACGGTAGCGGAAGCGGGCGAGGGCGCTGAGGGTTTCCTGCGGATCGACGTCCTGGTCGATGGTGGTGTTGCGCACGTAGCCGTCGCGTTCGCTCCAGGTGGCGGCGGCGTAGGCGTCGGTCGTGCCGCCAGCGGCGGAAGCGCCGGTGAGGGTGGCGGTGCGGCGGCCGTGTTCACCGGCGGCGAGGGTGAGGCTGCCGGTGGCGGTGGCGGGCGAGGCCGGGGTGGAGAGGAGCAGGATGCCGCCGGGACCGGAGCGGCCGAAGCGGGTGCCGGCGCCGGGGCCGCGGAGGAGTTCGGCGCGGGCGAAGCCGGTGAGGTCGGACGGGAAGGTGAAGCCTGCGCCGAGGGGCAGGTCGTCGAGGTAGACGGTGACTGCGGGGGCGCCGAAGATGGGGGTGTTGGTGAGGCCGCGGATGGAGAAATTGTCGGTGAAGGAACGGGCCTGGTTGGACGCGACGGAGAAGCCGGCGAATTGCTCGGCGAGGGCCGGGAGGGCGAACTCGGCGGGCGCAGCGGTGGCGTCGAGGAAGACGTCGGTCGTGGGACTGGCGTTGGTGGTGGTGAGCCGGGTGGTGACCACTTCGTAGGCCGGCACCTCGATGACGGGCTCGGTCGTCTGCCCGGACAGGAGCGCGGGCGAGGCGAGGATCGCAACTAAGGGGAAGATGCGGGAGAGGGTTTTCATGGGCGCAAAGGAACCCATTGAAAGGGAATGAAGGGTGGCGCAAACGTGGAGCGTTAGTTGCCAAGGATTTGCGCGGGGAATGTGGCGGGATGCCGGATGGGGGGCGGGGATGCGGGATGCGAGATGCGGGATACGGGATGCGGGATGCGGGATGCGGGATGCGGGATACGGGATGCGGGTTGGGGGATGGGGATGGGGATCTTTCTCTTTATTCTTTATCTTTCTCTTTCTCCTCGCCGACCGAAACCCGCCCACTGCCCCGCCCAACCGCAGGGAGAAAGAGAAAGATAAAGAGAAAGAGGAAAGAGGGTTTCGGCGGGGCATGAAAAAGGCCGCCCTGAATTCGGGCGGCCTGAGCGGGTTTGGGGGAGCTTGTTTAAGCTCAGAGCTCGTAGGTCTCGAGGAGGCGCTGGACGCGGACCTTGTCGAGCTTGGCGAAGGTCGGGAGACCGTTGTCGTGGGGGACCTTGGTTTCGCCTTGGATGAGCGGGGTGGCGTAGCGCACGAACTGGTAGTTCATGCTGATGCCGTCCTCGTTGATCCACTCCTTGGGGAGCTTCTTCACGCCGTTGGCGATGTCGGCGAGGGGAGCCAGGCCGGTTTCACAGGTGTAGTGGTCGGCGTCGCCACGGAGCAGGGTCACCATCTTGTCGGTCTCGCCGTCGATGGCGGCCTCGACGGCGGCCTGACCGGCGAGGAAGGCCTCGTCGGCGTCGGCTTGGGAACCGTTGGTGACGGCGGCGCGCTGCGGGATGCCGAGCTTGGCGGTGCGGGCCTTGATGCCGGGGAGGTTGGCCTCGACGAGGCGCTGGAGGAAGTCGGCAGCGCCACCGAGTTGGGCGTGACCGAAGGCGTCGGTGGCCTCGGCGGCGGCGACGTAGTTGCCGTCGGCGTCGACCAGACCTTCACCCACGACGATGAGGCAGAACTTGTCCCGTTTGAGGGCGCGCTGGACATCGGCGATGAACTTCTCGGCGGAGAAGGCGACCTCGGGGAGGAGAATGATGTGGGGGGGATCGTGCGGGTGGTCGCGGCGTTTGGCGAGGGAGGCGCCAGCGGCGATCCAGCCGGCGTTGCGGCCCATGACCTCGAGGATGGAGACGAGGTCGCTCTGGCCCATGGCGGCGTGGTCGCAGGCCATCTGGCGCACGGTGGTGGCGACGTGCTTGATCACGGAACCGTAGCCGGGGCAGTGGTCGGTGACGGGCAGATCGTTGTCGATGGTCTTCGGAATGCCGATGACGCGCAGCGCGTAACCCTGCTCCTGGGCGAGCTTGGAGATCTTGTCGGCAGTGTCCTGGGAGTCGTTGCCGCCGGCGTAGAAGAAGTAACGGATGTTGTGGGCCTTGAAGACCTCGAGCACGCGCTCGAAATCGGCCTGCTTCTTGAGCTTGTAGCGGCAGGTGCCGAGGGCGGCGCCGGGGGTGTGGCGCAGGCCGCGGATGGTCTGCTGGGACTCCGAGGCGAGGTCGATGAAGTCCTCATTGAGGATGCCGAGCACGCCATTGAGGGTGCCGTAGATCTCCTCGATGCAGTCGTGGTTCAGCGCTTCGGAGACGACGCCTTCGATGCTGGCATTGATGACGGCGGTGGGGCCACCGGATTGGCCCACCAAAATATTACCTACGAGTTCTTCGGCCATGGTGTTGGGTCTATAAAGATCGGGAAAGGGATTTGCGTATGAGAACGGTGAAGGTGGCGGGGCGGCTGACCGGCTGGCAAATGTAATTTTAGAGATAGCGGGAGCGCTGGGACGGGGTGTTGGGGAGGGGAAGGTTCCCTACAGGGGAAGGTTGGGCTAAATGCAATGCCACCTGTGGCGATAAGGGGGGGAGATGCGAACCACCTCTTCTGTTTCCAGCAAGGAAGCTGCCCGTGCGGCAGAGGGGCGGCGCGTGCTCGTGGTCGACGACCATGTCTTCATCGCCGAGTTGTTGCGCAACTTTCTTAAAGTCATGCCGGGTTTCACCTGTGTGGGCATCGCCGGCGACGGGAAGGAAGCAATCGAGCTGATTTCGGCGGAGCGACCCGACATCGTGGTGCTGGACTTGGACCTGCCGGGTTGTGGCGGGTTGGAGGTCGTGCAGGCCTTGTCCAAGGCGTCGGTCGAGACGCGGATCATCATTTTCAGCGGTCTGAGCAACGCCGAGGCGGTGCGTCACGCGCTGCAATACGGGGTGCAGGGGTTTCTGGAGAAGAACATCCAGCTGGAGGA
This portion of the Actomonas aquatica genome encodes:
- a CDS encoding peptide ABC transporter substrate-binding protein, with translation MPSPSLPTRGLLTGLGLLAVACALTACSRTAPADTARAENQILISVGLEPSSLDPHRNTGSSESSIISALWDPLVDWNADISAVEPAAAQSWEISPDGRTYTFHLDPRNRWSNGDPVTAQQWVESLIRFVTPSLAAELAVKAYPIVGVEDYFNGRTTDPSTLGIHAPDDHTLVLTLREPTAGFLGMLTAYPWLPVHFPSVRAAGDPYSLSTNFTRPGELVTNGPYKLTDWRPNQYVEVTRNPHYPREVEADSIRFFAIDSLDAEERAFRTGQLHLTNGVPSHKIAIYREANDPALRITPRVATSYISFNTTRPPFDDVRVRQAFSLALDRRQLADAVIRTGAPPSYAFVGPVPGHTPGTVLTESVTEARRLLAEAGYPDGAGFPSVEYLYNTNERNRQIGEAIQQMWKVNLGVDVTLHNQEWKVFLDSRQQQAFDLARGSWLPWTPEPIELYELMKGDSGTNNSGWVHADYDALYEEARRTVDPAAREALYHQMDAILAEEMPVIPYAYYAVTRLVDPRIDNWRQNILELTPWRLVGFKTTD
- a CDS encoding immunoglobulin domain-containing protein, with product MFPTKASGLLPLLLLCIGLAAPQVAIAQEDPIVPRIVAYPANQSVIAGTSLRLSVSLPPFVYASGYQWRKDGIAIEGATRSSLTVSAIQPTDAGSYDCVVTTSDGEELHHPAAHVDVLTGVLPYTISPSYSIELREGGRLSLVGGARGEPPFTYQWLKNGTEIPGATSSSYSKSSVTRSDQGLYQVRATNAHGSALLNLCNITVVPAIPLNVLGHPATLVVHSEMPHPIYPEQSIGDLNGPLRLRDRSLVFQAGPSLMMWSNDQLSVLATRYDADPAGLAVEDLHAWSEPDNGDVYFIANPSASVMAVHRWRAGAVDTIARTGDLAPNGETYASFSHVAARDGTLLFVGETSGPNGNSTHVFRQINGGPVHTLLAAGTELPGPTGPFATILWDYPPSFDGEHFVAWMQDAAGNGGLFALSSFGQIQTFLDFTSTDYGSVLSMTDVEGDEVIASTWWNGRPDFRFNAAGELLGVTDGPLYNDTQRLAILSPGRYLRIGSRNIELHAGSASVPVVSRGGSYLGATGEVIATDADAQDGEVALLLQQPSFERPEYLIGIIRPVPASATPLMTHSPVSQWVEPGKSIVLSAFASGGGLTWQWFKDGQPIDSPTANALPITNITAADLGNYSVVATNTFGEATSDTATLSWLDAPSSPPRLLAEPADQIRLAGSQFVIQVPFDPGVGTGAIAYAWYYNGQKIRGAYGLSVDSAQPYIGGTYRFEITTEHGTVSSREFTITDATPPWPDLPEEFEIQDFTYIDGIARFTVPTIPAHTYETQFTTDLTGEWQSLGTFIAQDYTTTRAYAMNVETQLFFRVRAALPTD
- a CDS encoding PAS domain-containing hybrid sensor histidine kinase/response regulator, producing the protein MSATPPAADRARSSLLASALIAAGVGGAVGAVLSGLNQTSAVGIVLTALGSAAVTAAAVVWAVRRDRHTTTATTDNVSEQPTTLTTRERDMLLGLLQHVDDRIYFKDRDSRFVLVSRSLARAFGLKSSFAAIGKTDFDFFDTDHAQRAFDDERRIMETGEAVRGQIEKETWTGGEPTWGLTTKIPLYDDVGNVIGTCGITKDVTQLKKTEEQLGQARDEALKASKAKSEFLANMSHELRTPMNGVIGMSELLLDTDLQPRQREFAETIQSSADALLHVINEILDFSKIESGKLRFETIDFDLVETAESTIDMFIEAASRKGIELACEVPADVPRALRGDPVRLRQILSNLINNAIKFTAQGEVVVRFTAESADDTHVTLGCMVSDTGLGISPEQQAVLFQPFVQADSSTTRRFGGTGLGLAIVRQLVEMMGGAVSLRSRVGEGSTFGFTARFEKQQGPAKTPPALYHRHLFDLRVLIVDDNATNRQILRHQLHAWKIHRDCAENGEEALYQLRQAAAQNRPYHLALLDMQMPNMDGLELAHHIRRDPALADLRLIILSSLNHDYDPDAEAEAQISAHLVKPVKQAQLLDTLVSVLGDLSQPAADAPDDDSASADARRPSSLDTDPTGPTGSLHLALAEDNPVNRRVAVAQLRRLGHRVSVAEDGRELLRLLAGSRHEIVFLDCQMPEMDGYEAAREIRRREADGSATWPTPLHIIAMTAHALHGDRERCLAAGMNDYVAKPVKVAELRKALDTARQASRIHG